The window AATAGCCAAAAAGATGTAGAAGTCCTTTTTGGTACAAATTCAGAAACAGCAAAAGCGGCTTTACCGTTCTTTGCTCAAAGCCCACGTGCGAAACAGTTAATTATTGCACGCTGGCAAAAAGACCAAACCACAATCAGCGCAACAAGTAACGCACTTCGAGGCGCTACATTATCAGACGGCTTAAGTTCGTTTAAGGCTGTTACAAATGGTAAATTTGCTATTACAGTCGGAACGGAAATCAAAAAACTAGAGGGGTTGAACTTCTCAAAATTAGCTGATTTCAGCGCTATCGCAAACGCCATTCAAACTAAATTAACACAGCTTTCTGTTGCGGCAAGCGTTACTTATGACGAGGTGGGAAATCGTTTCATCATCACCTCAAATACATCTGGCGCAAGCAAAGAAACCGAGATTTTTTACGCCATCAATGAGGCAGGCAATGGTGATTATATCGGTGGATTGCTAAAACTTGAGGACGGTCAAGCCACACGAGTTATTGGCAAGGCTCAAACTCAAGTTAAAGCCGAGAAAGTAGAAGAGGCTCTATTTAATGTTGCAGAAGTTGAAAACAGCTGGTACGGGTTCACATTTGCCGCTCAATTAACAGATGAGCAAATCGAGGCTGCGGCTAAATACGCTCAAGCTAATGACAAATTATTCGGTGTTAGCGTTATCAAGCCAGAGCAAATTGAATGGGAAAGTACAAACGTTTTCAAAAAATTATATGACGCTCAGTTAGATCACACTTTAGCGGTGTTTGACAAAAATGATATGTACCCTGCATCATCTGCGTTGTCTCGCTTGCTGTCTGTAAACTTTGCTGCTAACAACTCAACGCTTACACTTAAGTTTAAACAACAACCAACAATCACCGCAGACGAAATAACTGCGACAGAGTTTGCGAAAGCGAAACGACTAGGTATTAACGTTTACACTTACTTTGACGATGCGGCCATGCTCGCAGAGGGTACGGTAATCGGTGGTAAATTCGCAGATGAAATCGTTATCCTTGACTGGTTCAAAGATGCAGTGCAGAAAGAAGTGTTTGCTCGTTTATACAAATCACCAACTAAAATTCCTTTAACCGACAAAGGTCAAGCAATCTTAATTTCTGCGGTTGAAAAAGTTTGCTTAGAGGGCGTTAATAATGGTGCGTTTGCTCCTGGCAAATGGACTGGTGATAGCTTCGGTAATCTAAAAACCAATGATTACCTAGAAAAAGGTTATTACATCTGGGCTGCTCCAATGGATACGCTTTCAGATAGCGACCGTGAGCAACGTAGAGCGACACCAATTCAAACAGCGGTTAAATTAGCTGGTGCAATCCATTCAAGCGATGTGATTGTAAACTACAACCGATAATTAATATATGGCTGGATTATCCAGCCTTTTCTTTTAAGAGGGAATATAAATGGCAGTTTTCGATCCAAAACAAGTGGTAGTGTTACTTGACGGAAAAGAGATTTCCGACTGGGCTGACGGTGCAGACGTGATTAGTGCGGTCAATCAAGTTGATGCAGGTCAGTTGGTTATCGGTGCGAATGGTACAGGTATCTACATCGCAAACCCAGATAACTCAGGGAAGTTAACGCTTAAAATCAAGCAGCATTCCGCTGATAACGCTTACTTATCGAAACTATTTAATCAACAAAAGAGCAGTATCAAAACATTTATGCCTATCACGTTATCAATCCGTGATTTGATTAATGACGATGTTGTAACAGCTACAAAAGGCTACTTCACCACTCCGGCTCAATATGTGCGCGGTAATGGTCATAATGCGACAACGTGGACGATTGTTTTTGAGCAAATGACAATGAACTTAGAAAAAGGTGTTGAATAATGGAACAAGTTAAGCAATTCGCGATCGAGGATGTAACTTACACAATGACACCGGCTAATGCTATGGCTGCGTGGACTGCGTTAAAAAATGCAATGAAGTTACTCCAATCTGTTGATTTATCTGTGTTGGGCGATAGCAAAAAGCTAGGTGTTGGCGTGTTAACTACCGTTTTAGCTAACTTGGGCGATTCAAGCGTGAAAGAGTTAGAGAATATCGTATTAAGTCACACAGCTTGCGAGCAAGACGGTCAAAAATACCGTCTGTCAGAGCGTTTCGACAGTCATTTTAATAAACATCGCGGACATCTAATCACTGTTTTGAAAGAGGGTTTAACCTATCAATTCGCTGATTTTTTTATCGGTGGGGGTGGATTGCTGAACAATATTCAAGGCAACCTCAAGGCGTAGAGAATCAAGCGGAAAGCAGAGTTGATTGGTTTGTATTTACGCCAATCATCAAGAATCTGTGTACGCTGAACGAATTAAGATCGGTTTATTCAATATCCGATCTTATTTCTTTCCACGAGGTGGTAGTGGAATTAAATCAAATGGAGCAAAGCAATAATGCTATTAGATGAATTACTGATTAAGATTGGTATTGATGCAGATAGCCAAGCGATGCGAGAGTTTGAGCAATTCTTGAATTCCGTCAATGATGGTACGGAAAGTGCGGTTGATAGTTTAGGTGCGTTCGCAAAATCAATAGAGGATATTGTAAGCGATGCAACGGCTCAAGCTAGAGAAATGCCAGAATTTGCCGAATTCTTCCAATCTATCGAGCAGCTCCAACAAGAAACAGCAAATCTTTCTCAAGATGAATCACTGGACGTTTGGGTTCAAAAGCTAATAGAAAGCGATCAAATGTTGTCAGCATTTGGTGAGGATTTCATTAATAATAGTGCAGAGCTAACAAGAGAATTACAAGAGGCTGGACTAAGTGCCGAGCAAGTCGAATCTGTAATTAATAAACTTGGTGCTGCGATTGAGCAGAAAAAAAACTCTGTTGAAGCGGATAGCAAAGCAGTTACAGCTAACACAGCCGCCATAAATGAAAACTCAGATTCGGTCGGTGATTTATCAGAGAATCTTATTGATTTATGGGCTAGTAAGTATGGTGCAGACGGTTTAATCCAGAAGTTCAATATCTTAGGGGTTAGCATTAACGCTGCAACATTAAAAGCCGCCGCATTTGGTGCGGCTTTCTTGGCTGCAACCGTTGGTGTGAAAAACTTTGTTGATGCGAATTTAGATGCGCTAGACGAGATTAAGCAGTTATCAAATGTAACTGGCGAATCGGCTGACCAAATCTATCTGTTAGGCAAGGTTGCAGAAGTAAACGGTTCATCTGCTCAAGCCGCACAATCATCAATCGAGGGGCTATCTCGTGTAATTGGCGAGGCTGCCGCTGGAGTTGGTCGGGGTGCTAAATCTTTTGAACAGTACGGATTAAGCGCTAAAAAAGCCAATGGCGAAATAAAATCATCTAGCGAGCTATTCGGTGAAATATCCGAAAAAATGCAACAGATGAGCAATCAAGAGCAAATAGCAATGCTTTCTAAGCTTGGTATTGATGGCTCAATGATTCAGATGTTGCGGCTTGGTAATGACGAGCTAACAGAGCAGATTGCTTTAGCAAACGCTTTAACACTTGGTGTTGGTAATGCTGAAAATGCTGAAACCGCGGCGGCTTTCAAAGATGCCTTAACACAGGTTTCGCAAGTATTCACCGCAATAGGCGAATATGTATCTTTGCGAGTAGCTCCGTCAATTCAAAGGCTGGCTGAGGGATTTACAAAGTGGTTCGTTGAAAATAATGATTTTATTAAATCTATATTAAACGGATTTAGCAAGGTTCTCTCGTTCTTGTTTGAGGTAGCTGGTGCAATTAATAACGTTATTGAAAGCACTATCGGCTGGAAGTCTGTGATTATCGCTCTTGGCGGGTTAATGCTATGGCTTAGTCGCAGAATGTTATTAGCGTTTGCGACAAACCCAATTACTTTAACCATTGGCGCTATTACGGCTCTATTCCTGCTCATTGATGACTTTATGACGTATCTTGAGGGCGGGGAAACCGCTCTTGGTGATTTTTGGAAACCTTTCGCTGACGGTTGGAAAGCTATCAAGCCCTGGATTGATAAAGCGAAAGTATGGGTTAAGAGTTTTGCTGATGGTTGGAGTGATGCGCTAGACGTTATCAAACCACTAAAAGGCGTGTTATCTATCGTATGGTCTGCTGTTGAAAATATATACGGTAGTTTCTCGCGATTATTAAAACAAATCTTTGGCGCGACAAGTGCGGTTGATGACTTTGGCAATAATGGCGAATCTGTTGGTAGTGCGTTAGCGAGTATATTTAACTTTGTCGCTCAAACCATTGAGGGGCTTTCCGGTGCTATTGCGATAGTTGCAACAACCTTATCATCCTCTTTCGAGGTAGCCATTTCTGCCGTAATTGGCTTATTTAAAATGCTTGGTGCGGTATGGGATGGGATTGTCTATGGTTGGACTACAGGTGACTGGTTAGGCGCGTTTAAGCGAATGTTCTCCAAGATGGGGGATATAGTGCTTGGTGTTTGGGATAACATCAAGAGAGCTGCTATTGAGTTTATTAATAGCTTAATTTCTATTGTTAATAAGTTTGGAGCGGGAATTGACCCGATAGAAATCCCAATTACTCAAAGAGTTCAGACTATTGGTGAGAATGTTGGTTCTGTTGTATCTTCCACAGCTGGATTTGCTCAGAGTGCCGCCTCAATGTCCGGCATGGTTCTTGGCGCATCTATGGCTGCATCATCTGGAGTTGGCCCGCAAACCACAAATACAGATAACAGTCAGAAGAACAGCAATAACAAAATAACCATTACGCAGCACATTCAAGGTACAGATAATCCTAAGGCGGTAGCAGACCAATCGGCAAGAGCTATCAACAATCAACTATCCACAGTTATAGGTTAAACATGGCTAATTTTGCTCAATTATCAAATAGGAGTATTGGTAAAATTACTCTCGATGTTGTCACCATTGAAGATCACCAATCAGACCTATCAATCACTGAAAACCCGATTGAGTCAGGCGCTGCAATAGCCGACCATGCTGTGATTCAGCCTAAACGCGTAACGATAAATGGCGTGGTGGTCGATCACGATCACAGCTCGTTTGCCGGAAACATTCCATTTCTTGGTAATATCCGTGGAGCGGTTGACTTTCTCAATAACATCCCATTACCGGTAAACGTTGCGACTAAGACGGCGCAAACTATTGCTAAAGCTGGAAGATTGATTAGTCAAGGAGCGGCAGCACTTGGTAGCGTTACTGGCGCATTTGGCGGGGCTAGAAAGTTAGCCCCATTTTTACCTGACTTTTCCGTGCCGGAGTTGCTTAGCGGCGCTATTGGCGGGGATAGTCGAGTTCAGAAATGCCACGCAGACTTACTCGCCTCTCAGAAGTCTGGTGAAACAATAGAAATTCAAACAGGAATCCATCTATACAAGGATATGTTGATTGAATCAATCTCAGTTAGCCAATCCCAAGACGGCAGTGCAACATTTACCATTACCGCTAGAGAGATATTCGTAATTAATACGCAGTCATCAAGTTCAGGTAATAGTAACAAATCTGGCAGCAATGGATCGTCAACAGCGGGAAAAACAAAAAGCGGCAGAGCTGCAAAGCAGTCGGCAAGCAAAACTCAACAAGGAACGACGCAACCAGTAAAGGCTACGCCTAAGAAAACCTCGCACCTTGGCAATGTAATAGGAGTTAGAAAATGAGATTAATTCCAGTTACACAATCACCATATCAAGAGCAAACATTTGATTTTAATGGTCGAAAAATCCGTTTAACACTACGTTTTAATAGCATAGGCGAGTTCTGGGCAATGGATGTTTTTGAACCGGTGACTCAAAAACAAATCTGTCAAGGTCAAGCGTTGGCGTGCGGAGTGCCTATTCTATTGCGCTCAACTCAACCTTATTTCTTTTACCTGGAAGATGAGAGCGGGGCTGAGTTAGACCCATTCGGTATTGATGATCTAGGTACAAGGTGCTTTCTTTACATAGGTGAAAAATAATGAAACAGTTTGGTCGTCAATGGAAGCTTGATATTAGCAATGATAGCGAAACAATATCAATAGAGCAGTTACGGGTCGCATTTGAAATTGATAAAACAATCAATGAGAAACCTAACCCTGCAAAAATTCAAGTATGGAATCTCAATCGAAATCACATTAATAAATTGTTAAGTCAGGAGTATAAAAAGGCGGCTTTATTTGTTGGGTATAACGAGTTGAGACAGATTTATTCTGGCGACATTACCAAAGTTAGAATTCAGCGAGAAGGATTGGACTTTATTTTAACGCTTGAATGTTCTGACGGACACGTGGCTTATACACAGTCAAGAGCAAAAACGACACTCAAGGCTGGTGCGACAGATAAGCAAATCGTTGAAGAAATACAAAAGACCATGCCGAAAGTGCAAGCAGGAGCAATCGACATACCAAATAAGAGACAACTACCACGCGGCAGAGTCTTAAATGGTGATAGTCGAGAGATACTCAACAGGGTGGCTAGGAATAATGGTGCTGATTGGTCAATCCAAGATGGCTCTTTGGTATTTCTTCCAAAGGACAAGGTTTTAAGTGATGACGCTGTATTAATATCTCAAGACACAGGAATGATTAACGCTCCAGAGCAAACAGATGATGGGTTAGAAATTACTTGCCTGCTCAATCCGGCTCTACAAATTGGTGGATTAATCAAGCTTGAATCAATCATTGAATATTTTAATGGTGAGTACAAAGTTGTTAAATTGGCACACTCTGGCGATGGCATGGGTGGCGACTGGCATAGCAAAATGACGGTCGTGGGCGGTAAATTTCAGAAAGTAGATGGTGGAAAAGGTGGTAAATAGATGAATTATAGTCAAACACTAGCGACACCAGAAACAGCAGCAGACCAGCAAATTCAACAAGCACAATTAAATCTACACACCGCGCTACCTGCTAAGGTGGTGAGTTTTGACTCAAGCAAGCAAACAGTAACGCTTGCAACGCAGATTAAGATGAAATTAGCTGATGGCAAAGATGCTGATATTCCTGCTCTTGTTGATGTTCCAGTTAGCTTTCCTAGAGGTGGTGGGTTTGCTGTTACATTTCCATTAAAAGAGGGTGATGAGGGTATTGCAATATTTTCCGAGCGGTGCATAGATGGCTGGTGGCAAAATGGCAGTGCATCAGCTCCTCTTGACTTTAGGTTGCACGACTTATCGGATGCAATGTTTATACCTGGCGTCTGCTCAGTTCCTAGAGTTATTAAAAACTTTTTTAACGATGGTCTTTCAATGCAGACACTTGACGGTGGAACGTATATTAGGATTAAGAATGGCACAATCCAAATCAAAGGAAACATTGAGCATCAAGGCGACACATCACAGAAAGGCAAACATAGTTCAACAGGTGTGATTTCGAGCGATACCGATGTTAAGGCGGCTGGAATATCAGGTAAATCACACAAACACCCTGGAGATAGCGGTGGTACGACAGGAGCGCCACAATGACGGTTAGAGTTAGACGAGTGGATAAAAATCACGATTGGACTTTCGGGCAAGGCTTTTCAAACTACGCAAGCGAATCTGAGGCTATTGCTCAAAACGTTCAAACTAGACTCTGGTCATTTACTAATGACTGGTTCTTAGATTTAGAACATGGCTTGCCTTGGTTGGAGCAGATGGGGCGCAATGTCAATTTAGCGGATTGGGAAATCAGAATAAAACGCCATGTATTGCAAACTGATGGAGTGGTAAAGATAACTGATTATGAGGCTATCCTGAATCCAGATAATAGGAGACTGGAAGTTTATATCACATACCAAGACATTTACGGGCAGGAAAAGTCCGCAAGCTACAAATCACAGGAGTAATCAATGGCGACGTTAACAGAAGAAGGGATTAGAATTGAGAGATTGGATAATATTGTCTCAACTCTCGAAGATGGCTTGCGACAAATCTACGGTCAAAATATCGACTTATCACCAAACACACCTGACGGACAAGTTGTTGGATTGCTTGCTCAAATCAGGATGGATTTTGAGGAATTGGCTGAAAATGTATATAGACAGCTAGATCCAGATGTGGCAACTGGTGCATGGTTGGAGCAACGAGTGGCTTATGCTGGATTAATGCGTAGAGGTGCTAATTACAGTTATTTAAGGTCGGTGGCTTTAACTGGTGAGCCGAATACAAGACTATATTCTGGAATTGTTGTATCGGACACGCATAAGGTTAGATGGGTTCTTGTATCTGATGTCACACTTGATTCAAACGGTTCTGCTAGAGCTGATTTCAGGAGTGAACAGTTAGGTGCGTTTAACTTAGCCAAAAATACAAATTTAACCATTGAAACGATTACGCTTGGTTTAATTAGCGCTACAACTCAAGAGGACGCAGAAATCGGAATTGAAGAAGAGACCGATACTCAACTGCGAGAACGTTTCTTGTTTAGCCGAACTAAAAACGCACAGAATTCAGCAGAGGCAATTAACGCTAAGATAGCCGCCTTGCCAGATGTTAAGCACGTCAGAGTGCTTGAGAATAACACAGGACAAAGAGATTCATTTGGTGTAGAGCCTCACTCAATCAATGTTATCGTTAATGGTGGCGATAGCGCGGATATTGCCGATGTTATCTATCAAAACAAAGGTGCAGGCGTAGGATTACAAGGTGATACACAAGTTACGCTCCAAAGGGATAACGAACAACGAGTAATACGATTCGACCGTGCGGCAATGGTTGACATTCAAATCTCGATGCGATGCGTAAGATACGAAGATTTTACTCAAATTAACAAGAGCGAAATTACCGAGCAACTAGCGAAACAGGTTTTTAATATCGGTCAAGCAGTTTCTTTATCCCGACTATATTCGCCGATTAACCAAGTCGGTGGTTTCTGGGTTAAGGAATTAAAAATCGCACGAAAAGGTCAACAGCTGAAAGCCGAAAACGTTGTGATGCAACCTCGTGAAATTGCGCGAATCCTGCCAAGTGACGTAACAATCGAGGTGGAATAATGTCATATTCTGATTTGATAATCTGGCAATACAGAGGGAAACCTAAAGCTCAGGCAACAATTAAGCTTTTTGAAGAGGTTATCGCTAAAGGGTTTATTGACTTGTATCAACTGCAAGATGTTTTAAACATCGAAACAGCAACAGGACATCAATTAGACCTAGTCGGGAAGCATGTAGGACAATTCAGAGTGATTAATGGGTACTACTTGCGCAGTTTCTTTGGATTCCACACAGCTCAAAACGCCATGCCGTTCAGTAAAAACAGGAATGGCGGCGGTCAGTGGTATCGTAGGCGAGATCCCTTGGCTGATTCGGTTGTTCTTGGGGATGATGATTATAGATTCCTTATAAAATGCCGAATTATCAAAAACTATCAAACAGGCACGCTACCGAACATTATCGAGGCGTGCCGTTTTGTTTTTGGCGAAGGCTGCAAGGTTATAGATAACCTTGATATGACGGTTTCCGTTAATGTTAAAAACATTTCCCTAACCGATTTCACAAGGTATGCGATACAGCATTTAGATATTCTTCCAAGACAAGCGGGTACTAAGATTAAATTCCAAATCGAACAGGAGTAATAAATGGCATTATTTAATAAGCCAGATGAGAAGGTTTTTGCATCAAACGCAAAACAAGGGGAAGTAAATGATTTCCCAGATGTGCCTAGGGGTTGGGGGCTTTCTTTCGATCAAACAGGCGGCATCCCCCCTATGGAGTGGTTTAACTGGCTATTTAAGCGAGCCGATGAAAGACATGGCTATTTAATGCAGAGAGGACTCCCTGAATGGTCGGCTACTCTTGATTATCCAGAAGCAGCGTATGTCCAATATAACGGATTGAGTTACAAATCGTTAAAAGCAAACAAAGGCAAACTTCCAGACGAAGATGATTCGCTATACTGGGTTCGCTGGGGCGACTCAATGAACATCAAAAAAGGGTCAATCAATCAAGCTGGGATTGTTCAGTTAAGCTCCAGTGTAATTAGCAATAGCGAAGAATACGCAGCGACATCGAAGGCGGTTAAAATCGTCCGAGATGATGCCGTACTTAAAGCTGGAGACACAATGACGGGTACGCTAACAGTGCCTAATGTTGTTATTAATGACCCTTCCAATAATAACAATTCGTTACAGATTGGCGATGAAGTTCGCTTTGTTGATATTGACAAAGTAAACACTATCGGGTTCAGAGGCATGCGAGATCCGAATATCGGATTTATAGCCTATGGGGATGCCAATAAAATATTCGGATATGACGGATACAGATTTAGGGCTGACAGCTCTATTTACACCAGTCAATATGGATACGGTGGATATAATAATCAATATAACTCAAAAGCTCCGTTCATGGTCGAGGAAGATGGCTCTCAATCAAGAGATACTTATCATCCTTTTATTAAGGGCAGGGTTAGAAAACCAGGGGAATACGGTGCAGCCCTGTCTTTCGGCTATACAACGAGACAAGAACTGGGAGACGGCACTGGAAGAGGCGTTATACATCTAGCTGAAGATAGTGGCAGAAATTATATTTGGTCATTCGAGCATGGCGGCGATTTTAGAAGTGGAGGGAATGTCATTAGCGGTAACGGCAGAGGCTTAAATTCCGCATTAATGGAGGATATTTTCTACAACTTTAGAAATAAGTTTCAAATGGCTGAATATGCTGGTAATGGCGCTGTTTCAAGGGTTTTCAGAATCCCTATCACAGATAACAGAGGGCTTAAAATATATGTGGCAGAGGTTAGTCTTGGTCCAAATCTTGGTGGTACAACATTAAACTTAGCCGAAGCGTTGCAAGGTTTCAAGGTTGGAGTTGCAACAAGTGCTGTTGGAGGGCAAAAGAAAGCTTACGCTGTGGAGTTTAATGGCGACAATAGGGTTAATATTTATACAGACCCTGTAATTGCTACACAGAAAATAAGTTTGATTCTAATTGGCGAGTACTTTTATTAAGGATTGATTATGTTTAAACAATTTAATATTGAATTAAAAATCTTTGATGAGCCTATCCTAATAAAAGGGGAGGATGGCGAGTTAACCGCATCAACAAGCGGTGATAACTGGCTGCCTGTAAATTCCCAAGATGAGGTTAATTCAATCTGGTCAACCGTAACAGGTGGTGGTGAAGTTTGGGTTGAAAATGGCAAAATTAAATGCTCCGGCGCGGCCCCAAGTGAATTTCACACCTTTAATATGAAAACCAAGAGGTTTGAAGAGTCTCAAGAGAAAAAAGCTAACTATCTAAATATCAAGAAAGAGACGTTACTTGTCGCTCTTGCTGATAAAGCCGATAAAATCAAAAGCGAATTACTTGCAGGTTATCCACAAACAGAAATTGAGAGCTTTTACCGCCAAGAGAAAGAGGCATTGGCATGGCAAGCAAATAATAAGGCTGATACACCAATGCTCAAACAAATCGCGAGAATTAGAAATATCCCTTTCGATATTTTGGTTCAAAAGGTTCTTGAGAAATCGGCTCAGTTTGCTGTGGCTGTTGGCTCGATTATCGGGCAGAGACAGGCATTTGAGGATAGATTGTTGCTGTCTGCGACAATCGAGGAATTAACCGCACTTGAAAAGGAAATTGAAGAATGGAAATTCCAAGCAAATTAAAGCTCTATGCCTATCATAATCTAATCGCTATCGACCAGTTGTTTAACGCCTTAACTGGTGGAGCAGCAGACGAAACGTTTTAGTCAAATACGCAAGGGGGCTTAAATGTCAAACACTGACATCGTTCTTTATCGTGGTGATGATGAAGAGCGAAGAGTGCGGATATATGAGAAACAGCAAGACGGGGAGCTTAAACCATACGACCTAACCAATATTAAGCGGTTAGATTTGTGGGCGAAAGTGCGAAGTCATACTGTAATTTCTCTATCTAGCACGGATGAGACTATTAAAGTCGTAGATGCTGAGAATGGCGTAATTTTGCTTAAATTTAACCACGATTTAACTAAATACGCCATTTGGTCAGAGGCAAACTACGACCTGCAAACAATATCAAATACGGGGGCGGTAAAAACGGTGATTAGAAACGCGCTTTTTAGACTAGAGGGCGATGTTACACCGCAACCGAATGAAGATGGCGTGTAAAGATGAGCTTAAAGCGGTTATTGAGCTGCCAGGTGAGCTTACTTGCATTATTGAACCTGTCAAAGAGATAGTGGCAATAATTGAATCAGTAGCCACAGAAGGCTCATCATTAAACGAAAACGAACTATTAAAAATCTATCAACAAGGAAAAGAGGATTATTACCATGGCAAAACCAACTAAAGAAGACCAACCATTTGTGTATCAACTCGGCCAAGATGTGGCAAAACTGGGCTTTGAAATTGAAAAGCTTAAAAGTAAGTCTGTTAAGGCGATGCGAGTAACTGTGCCAGCCAGACCAGAAGATTACAACGGGGGAGATTTAATCGCTAAAGTATCGCTACCGGACGAGTATCAGCACATGATTTGCATTAAGTCCAGAAATAACGAAATTGCGCTTATCCAAACAGGAGAGACATTAGAGATTGCCGCAGAATATAGAGAGTATGAATTTTATCTCGCACCTGTTTATAAGCTTAATAATGATGCGGTTAATGCAACATTCGACCCAGAAATAGTCGCCGAAATTGAAAAAACAAAACGCGATGCATTAATCTATAAATACCTTGCTAAGTATTTAACAGATAACTATTTGACACAAGTGCGAAATGAACCTCAAGTTAAAGAGTATATCAGAGCACTAAACGTTTACAATGCTAATGTGTATGTCAATAAGAATGGATTAGATGCTTTATTGGCTAAGCCTTTTGTGATAAATGTACAAGGCGCAGAATTACCGCCAAAATATAATGAAGAGGCTAAATCTGCTATT is drawn from Haemophilus parainfluenzae and contains these coding sequences:
- a CDS encoding phage baseplate plug family protein, whose product is MRLIPVTQSPYQEQTFDFNGRKIRLTLRFNSIGEFWAMDVFEPVTQKQICQGQALACGVPILLRSTQPYFFYLEDESGAELDPFGIDDLGTRCFLYIGEK
- a CDS encoding DUF3383 domain-containing protein, with translation MALSISNIVNVQLNTVPKSAARKSFGTVALFTPEAGQAFNNATTRYVYVNSQKDVEVLFGTNSETAKAALPFFAQSPRAKQLIIARWQKDQTTISATSNALRGATLSDGLSSFKAVTNGKFAITVGTEIKKLEGLNFSKLADFSAIANAIQTKLTQLSVAASVTYDEVGNRFIITSNTSGASKETEIFYAINEAGNGDYIGGLLKLEDGQATRVIGKAQTQVKAEKVEEALFNVAEVENSWYGFTFAAQLTDEQIEAAAKYAQANDKLFGVSVIKPEQIEWESTNVFKKLYDAQLDHTLAVFDKNDMYPASSALSRLLSVNFAANNSTLTLKFKQQPTITADEITATEFAKAKRLGINVYTYFDDAAMLAEGTVIGGKFADEIVILDWFKDAVQKEVFARLYKSPTKIPLTDKGQAILISAVEKVCLEGVNNGAFAPGKWTGDSFGNLKTNDYLEKGYYIWAAPMDTLSDSDREQRRATPIQTAVKLAGAIHSSDVIVNYNR
- a CDS encoding Gp138 family membrane-puncturing spike protein; this encodes MNYSQTLATPETAADQQIQQAQLNLHTALPAKVVSFDSSKQTVTLATQIKMKLADGKDADIPALVDVPVSFPRGGGFAVTFPLKEGDEGIAIFSERCIDGWWQNGSASAPLDFRLHDLSDAMFIPGVCSVPRVIKNFFNDGLSMQTLDGGTYIRIKNGTIQIKGNIEHQGDTSQKGKHSSTGVISSDTDVKAAGISGKSHKHPGDSGGTTGAPQ
- a CDS encoding phage tail assembly chaperone, encoding MEQVKQFAIEDVTYTMTPANAMAAWTALKNAMKLLQSVDLSVLGDSKKLGVGVLTTVLANLGDSSVKELENIVLSHTACEQDGQKYRLSERFDSHFNKHRGHLITVLKEGLTYQFADFFIGGGGLLNNIQGNLKA
- a CDS encoding tail length tape measure protein, with the translated sequence MLLDELLIKIGIDADSQAMREFEQFLNSVNDGTESAVDSLGAFAKSIEDIVSDATAQAREMPEFAEFFQSIEQLQQETANLSQDESLDVWVQKLIESDQMLSAFGEDFINNSAELTRELQEAGLSAEQVESVINKLGAAIEQKKNSVEADSKAVTANTAAINENSDSVGDLSENLIDLWASKYGADGLIQKFNILGVSINAATLKAAAFGAAFLAATVGVKNFVDANLDALDEIKQLSNVTGESADQIYLLGKVAEVNGSSAQAAQSSIEGLSRVIGEAAAGVGRGAKSFEQYGLSAKKANGEIKSSSELFGEISEKMQQMSNQEQIAMLSKLGIDGSMIQMLRLGNDELTEQIALANALTLGVGNAENAETAAAFKDALTQVSQVFTAIGEYVSLRVAPSIQRLAEGFTKWFVENNDFIKSILNGFSKVLSFLFEVAGAINNVIESTIGWKSVIIALGGLMLWLSRRMLLAFATNPITLTIGAITALFLLIDDFMTYLEGGETALGDFWKPFADGWKAIKPWIDKAKVWVKSFADGWSDALDVIKPLKGVLSIVWSAVENIYGSFSRLLKQIFGATSAVDDFGNNGESVGSALASIFNFVAQTIEGLSGAIAIVATTLSSSFEVAISAVIGLFKMLGAVWDGIVYGWTTGDWLGAFKRMFSKMGDIVLGVWDNIKRAAIEFINSLISIVNKFGAGIDPIEIPITQRVQTIGENVGSVVSSTAGFAQSAASMSGMVLGASMAASSGVGPQTTNTDNSQKNSNNKITITQHIQGTDNPKAVADQSARAINNQLSTVIG
- a CDS encoding phage baseplate protein; amino-acid sequence: MANFAQLSNRSIGKITLDVVTIEDHQSDLSITENPIESGAAIADHAVIQPKRVTINGVVVDHDHSSFAGNIPFLGNIRGAVDFLNNIPLPVNVATKTAQTIAKAGRLISQGAAALGSVTGAFGGARKLAPFLPDFSVPELLSGAIGGDSRVQKCHADLLASQKSGETIEIQTGIHLYKDMLIESISVSQSQDGSATFTITAREIFVINTQSSSSGNSNKSGSNGSSTAGKTKSGRAAKQSASKTQQGTTQPVKATPKKTSHLGNVIGVRK
- a CDS encoding phage structural protein; translation: MAVFDPKQVVVLLDGKEISDWADGADVISAVNQVDAGQLVIGANGTGIYIANPDNSGKLTLKIKQHSADNAYLSKLFNQQKSSIKTFMPITLSIRDLINDDVVTATKGYFTTPAQYVRGNGHNATTWTIVFEQMTMNLEKGVE
- a CDS encoding phage protein, with translation MKQFGRQWKLDISNDSETISIEQLRVAFEIDKTINEKPNPAKIQVWNLNRNHINKLLSQEYKKAALFVGYNELRQIYSGDITKVRIQREGLDFILTLECSDGHVAYTQSRAKTTLKAGATDKQIVEEIQKTMPKVQAGAIDIPNKRQLPRGRVLNGDSREILNRVARNNGADWSIQDGSLVFLPKDKVLSDDAVLISQDTGMINAPEQTDDGLEITCLLNPALQIGGLIKLESIIEYFNGEYKVVKLAHSGDGMGGDWHSKMTVVGGKFQKVDGGKGGK